The Alcaligenes faecalis sequence CGAAACCCAAACCTATCTGGCCTTAACGTGCCCGTACGACGATGTGCGCGCCAGCAATACCCGGATCGACAAGGAATACTGGTCCGCCTTGTTCCCGCATTGGGCACACCTGATTGAACGTGCAGATGGCCCGGTCAGTTGGGGTCGTTACAGTGTGACGCGTTGCAAAACCTGGTCCAGTGGACGCACGGCGATTCTGGGTGATGCTGCCCACGCGCAACCGCCCAACCTGGGGCAGGGTGGGGGCATGGCCATGCAAAATGGTCTGGCTCTGGCCACCTTCCTGGAAAAGGTACAGGATGCGCGTGACATCCCCGAAGCTCTGGAAGCCTGGGAAAACAATGAACGCGAGATTGTGGAGCACTGCCAGAAGTGGTCCTGTCTGTATGGCGAGATCAGCGCCTTGCCTGATGCCGTGCGTACGCAGGTCGTGCGTTCTGCCATGGCCAATCCCTGGAGCTACACGCAGATTTTCCGGGCTGCCAGTCACATGCCTACGGGAACCGTTCAAGCGAAGCTCTGCTAGTATACTGACGGTCCGCTTGTCGCTCCGGTTTCATGGGGCGGCAAGCGCAGGACTGACTCTCCCAAGGCATCATGAGCAAAACTCCCGTTTCCATTCCTGACAGTTGTGTCGAGACCAATCTGGCCTTCCAGATGGCGAGCATTATCTACAAGCTGGACCAAACGCTAAGATCGACTACCTTGCGTGAGCACAATATGACTTATGTGCATTTCCGGGTCTTGCAATATCTTTGGGATGAAGATGGACGCAGCATCGGTGAAATTGCCAAGGCCATCGTTGTGCATCAGCCGGTCTTGAGCCGGGTGATTGACCAGATGGAAGAGCGTGAATTGGTGCAGCGTCGTGCAGACGAAAATGACAGTCGCTATATGCGTGTCTACCTGAGCGAAACAGGCCGCGAACGCTATGCGCAAGTCTGGCCCGCCGCCAAGGCAATGATTGATAATGCCCTGTCCGTACTCAATCCTGATGAACGCGAGGATCTGGGCCGTATGCTGCGTACAGTTGCCGCCCATC is a genomic window containing:
- a CDS encoding MarR family winged helix-turn-helix transcriptional regulator, with protein sequence MSKTPVSIPDSCVETNLAFQMASIIYKLDQTLRSTTLREHNMTYVHFRVLQYLWDEDGRSIGEIAKAIVVHQPVLSRVIDQMEERELVQRRADENDSRYMRVYLSETGRERYAQVWPAAKAMIDNALSVLNPDEREDLGRMLRTVAAHLAT